A part of Acidobacteriota bacterium genomic DNA contains:
- a CDS encoding phage tail protein — MATERDYPYSQFNFRVSWDGLGEETVQAGFQEVSGLGLEINVAEYRAGNSKENSPLKVSGSYKTPDVTLKRGVIGSLDLYQWLDAVRNGEPDQLKTITIKLMAEDRETVAQSWVLKGARPMKYTGPSFNGKGNEVAVEEMTFAAQRIEVQ, encoded by the coding sequence ATGGCTACGGAACGCGACTATCCCTACAGTCAGTTCAACTTCCGAGTGAGCTGGGACGGCCTCGGCGAGGAGACGGTGCAGGCCGGTTTCCAAGAGGTTTCCGGCCTCGGCCTCGAGATCAACGTCGCCGAGTACCGCGCCGGCAACTCGAAGGAGAACTCGCCTCTCAAGGTGAGCGGCAGCTACAAAACGCCGGACGTCACCCTGAAGCGCGGTGTCATCGGGTCTCTGGACCTCTACCAGTGGCTCGACGCGGTGCGCAACGGCGAGCCCGACCAGCTCAAGACGATCACCATCAAGCTGATGGCCGAAGACCGCGAGACGGTCGCCCAGAGTTGGGTCCTCAAGGGTGCCCGACCGATGAAGTACACCGGGCCCTCCTTCAACGGCAAGGGCAACGAGGTGGCGGTCGAAGAGATGACCTTCGCCGCC